The region ACGCCTACGCTAATGGTCGTCGTTCGATCGAAGGTGTTGCCGCGATCATGGCCGGTATTCCTGCTTTGATGAGTGAGCCTTTTATTTCTTCGCACTTTACTGCTAATTATTTTTTGGGTTTAGGAACTTTACTGGCCGAAAAAAAATATTCCACAAGTTTCTTTCATGGGGGACACAACGGGACGATGTATTTTGATTCCTTCATGCAAAGTGCAGGAGTTGAAAAGTATTTCGGGGCCACTCAATACGCCAACTCCGCGGATGATGACGGTGTGTGGGGAATTTGGGATGAACCGTTCTTACAATGGATGCTGACTCAAGTGAATAAACTTCCTCAGCCATTCATGACCTCGGTCTTTACCTTGAGTTCTCACCAGCCCTTTAAAGTTCCGGCTAAGTATCAGGATCAATTCAAAGAGGGATCCATTCCTATTTTGAAAACGATTTCATACACGGATATGGCACTCGAGAAATTCTTTGCTGAAGCAGCCAAGCAACCTTGGTACAATGACACTTTGTTCATCGTAACAGCGGATCATACGTCATTGCATTATCGCCCTGAATTTACGAATGAGGTGGGGGATTACAAGGTTCCTTTGTTCTTCTTTCATCCGACGTTTAAGTTTCCAAAAGTGGACGAGCAGATGGTGGTTCAGCAAATCGATATTCTGCCAACGATTTTGGATTTCCTAAATATCCGTCAAAAGGAAGAAAACTATCTAGGCAGTTCGATCTTTATGAAGGGCGACAAAGTCGCTGTCACCTTCAACGATGGTATCTATCAGTTGATGGCCAAGGACTACCGCATCCGCTGGGCTTTGGGGCAAAGTGAGCCACAGATGTTCGCAATCGATGATCGTGATGGAAAAAAACCGTTGTCAGAGCCTGCGGCCCGGAAAGAAGAATTGATTCTAAAACTAAAAGCTAACATCCAGTACTTCAACGAAGGCATGTGGGACAATAAGCTGTATTACCCATCGTTATAAAAAGGTACCAGGTAGGAAAAAAAGGTGCCGTGGCACCTTTTACTAAGCAGCTTTTTTCTTATAGACCGTTCGTTGCATTTCAACGATGGCGCTGGTGATGGCAAATTCGCTGGCGTTGGCCAAGTGATTGAACTCTAAACCGATAACCATGTCGTCGCCTTGCACACGCAAATTCTTAACGAAGCCTTGTACCGGAATTGGATCACGATCACCTAAAAAGATGACGGCTTCCACGCGGTCATCCAAACGCATTGTTGGCATGTCAGCAGTGGAAAGAACGGCACAACCTTCTGTTGAAAGGTCGATCAGACGCAAATTCGTATTGAAACTTGCTTGGTTTAAAGTCGCGATCATACAGTCCGCTTGAAAGCCGGTGGGCAGGGTGTAACGGAAGTTTTTACGTCTTTGTAAGTGAAAGACATCTTTGATCGTCAGGTTTACGCCG is a window of Bdellovibrio sp. SKB1291214 DNA encoding:
- a CDS encoding LTA synthase family protein, whose amino-acid sequence is MFGHSQRLVKILGLILVTMVFYTLARVEFLLWNWNLFHSKSVSDLLWSFFVGMRFDLSAAFCGAAPALLLALIPWPKSWNPLWEKVTWGLYCLINVPFLILNLVDTEFINFVGRRFTYDTIFILNEAQGKMLNFIGSYWLLFLINTLIVTTFMILAWKILRRPGNIHWVSSGKAWVAHSLVCFLVLAFAVLGIRGGFQRKPINFVNANVFTAPLLNNLVLNSTFTFIKSYGRNEIKHEKYFANKEDMLRLLNGSLRESVLKDRPAKPQNIVIVMLESFGSEYLGPVDGVSRTPFLDSLMKKSLTFEHAYANGRRSIEGVAAIMAGIPALMSEPFISSHFTANYFLGLGTLLAEKKYSTSFFHGGHNGTMYFDSFMQSAGVEKYFGATQYANSADDDGVWGIWDEPFLQWMLTQVNKLPQPFMTSVFTLSSHQPFKVPAKYQDQFKEGSIPILKTISYTDMALEKFFAEAAKQPWYNDTLFIVTADHTSLHYRPEFTNEVGDYKVPLFFFHPTFKFPKVDEQMVVQQIDILPTILDFLNIRQKEENYLGSSIFMKGDKVAVTFNDGIYQLMAKDYRIRWALGQSEPQMFAIDDRDGKKPLSEPAARKEELILKLKANIQYFNEGMWDNKLYYPSL
- a CDS encoding PilZ domain-containing protein, coding for MGPVVVFKAVNDGQQKKYLFEQLTAIEGAILVKGSEDESEHVNAVSMNNAGQIQCIITDGGNFKFSFSKVLTCYFRVNNEKYMFEATGIPFEGGVNLTIKDVFHLQRRKNFRYTLPTGFQADCMIATLNQASFNTNLRLIDLSTEGCAVLSTADMPTMRLDDRVEAVIFLGDRDPIPVQGFVKNLRVQGDDMVIGLEFNHLANASEFAITSAIVEMQRTVYKKKAA